One window of the Pseudomonas knackmussii B13 genome contains the following:
- a CDS encoding ABC transporter substrate-binding protein — protein sequence MKKFALLGALALSALTALAHADDKPVRIGIEAAYPPFSFKTPDGKLAGFDVDIGNTLCEEMKVKCVWVEQEFDGLIPALKVRKIDAILSSMTITDERKKSVDFTNKYYNTPARFVMKEGASLNDPKADLKGKKIGVLRGSTADRYATAELTPASVEVVRYNSQQEANMDLVAGRLDAIVADSVNLDDGFLKTDAGKGYAFVGPQLTDEKYFGEGVGIAVRKGDSALAGKFNDAITAIRANGKYKQVQDKYFKFDVYGSN from the coding sequence ATGAAGAAGTTCGCACTTCTCGGCGCGCTGGCGCTTTCCGCTCTTACCGCCCTGGCCCACGCCGATGACAAACCGGTGCGTATCGGTATCGAAGCGGCCTACCCGCCGTTCTCCTTCAAGACTCCCGACGGCAAGCTGGCAGGCTTCGACGTGGACATCGGCAACACCCTCTGCGAAGAGATGAAGGTCAAGTGCGTGTGGGTCGAGCAGGAATTCGACGGCCTGATCCCGGCGCTGAAAGTGCGCAAGATCGACGCCATCCTGTCGTCGATGACCATCACCGACGAGCGCAAGAAGTCGGTCGACTTCACCAACAAGTACTACAACACCCCGGCGCGCTTCGTGATGAAGGAGGGCGCCAGCCTCAATGATCCGAAGGCCGACCTCAAAGGCAAGAAGATCGGCGTTCTGCGCGGCAGCACCGCCGATCGCTACGCCACCGCCGAGCTGACTCCGGCCAGCGTCGAAGTCGTGCGCTACAACTCCCAGCAAGAAGCCAACATGGACCTGGTTGCCGGTCGCCTGGACGCAATCGTCGCCGACTCGGTGAACCTGGATGACGGCTTCCTGAAGACCGATGCTGGCAAAGGCTACGCCTTCGTCGGCCCGCAGCTGACCGACGAGAAGTACTTCGGCGAAGGCGTGGGCATCGCCGTGCGCAAGGGCGATAGCGCCCTGGCTGGCAAGTTCAACGATGCCATCACCGCCATCCGCGCCAACGGCAAGTACAAGCAGGTCCAGGACAAGTACTTCAAGTTCGACGTCTACGGCTCGAACTGA
- a CDS encoding ABC transporter permease, whose amino-acid sequence MIHGYGATIVDGAWLTLQLALLSMLLAIVLGLAGAAFRLSPIRWLAWLGDLYATVIRGVPDLVLILLIFYGGQGLLNWIAPQLGYEDYIDLNPFVAGVGTLGFIFGAYLSETFRGAFMAIPKGQAEAGFAYGMSHLQVFFRVQVPQMIRLAIPGFTNNWLVLVKATALISVVGLQDMMFKAKQASDATREPFTYYLAVAALYLVVTTVSLVLLRVLERRYSVGVKVADL is encoded by the coding sequence ATGATTCACGGTTACGGGGCGACCATCGTCGACGGCGCTTGGCTGACGCTTCAGCTGGCCCTGCTGTCGATGCTGCTGGCCATAGTGCTTGGCCTGGCGGGTGCGGCCTTCCGCCTTTCGCCAATTCGCTGGCTGGCCTGGCTGGGCGATCTGTACGCCACCGTGATCCGCGGCGTGCCCGACCTGGTGCTGATCCTGCTGATCTTCTACGGCGGCCAGGGCCTGCTCAACTGGATCGCGCCGCAGCTGGGTTACGAGGATTACATCGACCTCAACCCGTTCGTGGCTGGTGTCGGCACCCTTGGCTTCATCTTCGGCGCCTACCTCTCGGAAACCTTCCGCGGCGCGTTCATGGCCATCCCCAAGGGCCAGGCCGAAGCCGGTTTCGCCTACGGCATGAGCCACCTGCAGGTGTTCTTCCGTGTGCAGGTGCCGCAGATGATCCGCCTGGCCATTCCCGGCTTCACCAACAACTGGCTGGTGCTGGTAAAGGCCACGGCGCTGATCTCGGTGGTCGGCCTGCAGGACATGATGTTCAAGGCCAAGCAGGCCTCCGACGCCACCCGCGAGCCCTTCACCTACTACCTGGCCGTGGCGGCGCTGTACCTGGTCGTCACCACTGTCTCCCTGGTTCTGCTTCGTGTGCTCGAGCGCCGCTATTCGGTCGGCGTGAAAGTCGCGGACCTGTAA
- a CDS encoding ABC transporter permease: MIFDYAIVWENLPLYFSGLLVTLKLLAISLLIGLLFAVPLALMRVSKQPAVNLPAWLYTYVIRGTPMLVQLFLIYYGLAQFEAVRNSVFWPWLSNASFCACLAFAINTSAYTAEILAGSIRATPHGEIEAAKAVGMSRLKMSRRILLPSALRRALPQYSNEVIMMLQTTSLASIVTLVDITGAARTVYSQYYLPFEAFITAGLFYLVLTFILVRLFKMAERRWLAYLAPRKH, encoded by the coding sequence ATGATCTTCGATTACGCCATCGTCTGGGAAAACCTGCCGCTGTACTTCAGTGGTCTGCTGGTGACTCTCAAGCTACTCGCCATCTCCTTGCTCATCGGCCTGCTGTTCGCCGTGCCGCTGGCGCTGATGCGTGTGTCCAAGCAGCCGGCGGTGAACCTTCCGGCATGGCTCTACACCTATGTCATCCGCGGCACGCCGATGCTCGTGCAGCTGTTCCTCATCTACTACGGATTGGCGCAGTTCGAGGCGGTGCGCAACAGCGTGTTCTGGCCGTGGCTGTCCAATGCCAGCTTCTGTGCCTGCCTGGCCTTTGCCATCAACACCAGCGCGTACACCGCCGAAATCCTCGCCGGCAGTATCCGGGCCACCCCGCACGGTGAGATCGAGGCGGCCAAGGCGGTCGGCATGTCGCGCCTGAAGATGTCCCGCCGTATCCTCCTGCCCTCGGCGCTGCGCCGCGCGCTGCCGCAGTACAGCAACGAAGTGATCATGATGCTGCAGACCACCAGCCTGGCGTCCATCGTCACCCTGGTGGACATCACCGGCGCCGCGCGCACCGTGTACTCGCAGTACTACTTGCCGTTCGAGGCCTTCATCACCGCCGGCCTGTTCTACCTGGTCCTCACCTTCATCCTGGTGCGCCTGTTCAAGATGGCCGAGCGTCGTTGGCTGGCCTACCTGGCGCCGCGCAAGCACTGA
- a CDS encoding succinylglutamate desuccinylase/aspartoacylase family protein, whose translation MQRVDHLLPGASLGSERRLSVFRFGAGERKVYIQASLHADELPGMRTAWELKQRLAALEAEGRLNGVVELVPVANPIGLGQWLQASHLGRFEMNGGQNFNRGFVELASLVGPRVAAQLGDDEQANVRLIRQAMREVLDELPPPVGELQAMQRLLLRHACDAEIVLDLHCDFEACVHLYALPQHWPRWRSLAARLKAGVALLAEDSGGNSFDESCSLPWLRLARAYPQAAIPPACLATTVELGSMGDTRIEQARGSAEAILGFLAEQGLIAGEWPAMPEQCCEGVPFEGTEYLAAPHAGVVSFLRHAGERVEKGEALFEVVDPLSDKVSTVRAGTSGVLFALERGRYALAGHWMAKVAGREPFRTGRLIND comes from the coding sequence ATGCAAAGAGTCGATCACCTGCTGCCTGGCGCGAGCCTGGGCAGCGAGCGGCGCCTGAGCGTATTCCGCTTCGGCGCCGGCGAACGCAAGGTCTACATCCAGGCCAGCCTGCATGCCGACGAACTGCCGGGCATGCGTACCGCCTGGGAGCTGAAGCAGCGCCTTGCCGCGCTGGAGGCAGAGGGGCGGCTGAACGGCGTGGTCGAGCTGGTCCCGGTGGCCAACCCGATCGGCCTCGGCCAATGGCTGCAGGCCAGCCACCTCGGGCGCTTCGAGATGAACGGCGGGCAGAACTTCAACCGCGGCTTCGTCGAGCTGGCATCGTTGGTCGGCCCACGCGTTGCCGCTCAACTGGGCGACGACGAACAGGCCAACGTGCGGCTCATCCGCCAGGCCATGCGCGAAGTGCTGGACGAGCTGCCGCCGCCGGTCGGCGAGCTGCAGGCCATGCAGCGCCTGTTGCTGCGCCATGCCTGCGATGCCGAGATCGTGCTCGACCTGCATTGCGACTTCGAGGCTTGCGTGCACCTCTACGCCCTCCCGCAACACTGGCCGCGCTGGCGCTCCCTGGCGGCGCGCCTGAAGGCCGGTGTCGCACTGCTGGCCGAGGACTCCGGCGGCAACTCGTTCGACGAATCCTGCTCGCTGCCCTGGCTGCGCCTGGCGCGGGCTTATCCACAGGCGGCGATTCCGCCGGCTTGCCTGGCCACCACCGTGGAGCTGGGCAGCATGGGTGACACCCGCATCGAGCAGGCGCGTGGCAGCGCCGAGGCAATCCTCGGCTTCCTCGCCGAACAGGGGCTGATCGCCGGCGAATGGCCAGCAATGCCCGAGCAGTGCTGCGAGGGCGTGCCTTTCGAAGGTACCGAATACCTGGCTGCGCCCCATGCGGGGGTGGTCAGCTTCCTGCGCCACGCCGGCGAGCGGGTGGAAAAGGGCGAGGCGCTGTTCGAGGTGGTGGACCCCTTGAGCGACAAAGTCAGCACCGTGCGCGCCGGGACATCCGGCGTGCTCTTCGCCCTCGAGCGGGGGCGATACGCGCTGGCAGGACACTGGATGGCCAAGGTGGCCGGGCGTGAGCCGTTCCGTACGGGCCGGCTGATCAACGACTGA
- a CDS encoding ABC transporter ATP-binding protein: MYKLEIQDLHKRYGNHEVLKGVSMAAKAGDVISIIGSSGSGKSTFLRCINLLEQPHAGKILLNGEELKLVANKDGGLKAADTKQLQRMRSRLSMVFQHFNLWSHMSALDNVMEAPVHVLGVSKAEARDKAEHYLAKVGVAHRKDAYPAHMSGGEQQRVAIARALAMEPEVMLFDEPTSALDPELVGEVLKVMQDLAQEGRTMVVVTHEMGFAREVSNQLVFLHKGLVEERGCPKEVLANPQSDRLKQFLSGSLK, from the coding sequence ATGTACAAACTGGAAATCCAAGACCTGCACAAGCGCTACGGCAACCACGAAGTGCTCAAGGGCGTCTCCATGGCGGCCAAGGCGGGCGACGTGATCAGCATCATCGGCTCCTCCGGCTCGGGCAAGAGCACCTTCCTGCGCTGTATCAACCTGCTGGAGCAGCCCCACGCCGGCAAGATCCTCCTCAATGGCGAGGAGCTGAAGCTGGTGGCGAACAAGGACGGCGGGCTCAAGGCCGCCGACACCAAGCAGCTGCAGCGCATGCGTTCGCGCCTGTCGATGGTGTTCCAGCACTTCAACCTGTGGTCGCACATGAGCGCCCTGGACAACGTCATGGAAGCGCCGGTGCACGTGCTCGGTGTGTCCAAGGCAGAAGCCCGCGACAAGGCCGAGCACTACCTGGCCAAGGTCGGCGTGGCGCACCGCAAGGATGCCTACCCGGCACACATGTCCGGCGGTGAGCAGCAGCGCGTGGCCATCGCCCGTGCGCTGGCCATGGAGCCGGAGGTGATGCTGTTCGACGAGCCGACTTCGGCGCTCGACCCTGAGCTGGTCGGCGAGGTGCTCAAGGTCATGCAGGACCTCGCCCAGGAAGGCCGCACCATGGTGGTGGTGACCCACGAGATGGGCTTCGCCCGCGAGGTTTCCAACCAGCTGGTGTTCCTGCACAAGGGGCTGGTGGAAGAGCGTGGATGCCCGAAGGAAGTGCTGGCCAACCCGCAATCGGACCGCCTCAAGCAGTTCCTGTCCGGCAGCTTGAAGTAA
- the argR gene encoding transcriptional regulator ArgR, which translates to MTAQRIGFLLWPQTRALTLALAEEALRVARRLHPEALYDPVFMSVEPSVEGEGWRLPGQSWQGMLEQCQRVFLVADEAPQHISAPLAAALKQLARGGVSIGALSAGIYPLAQLGLLDGYRAAVHWRWHDDFTERFPKVIATNHLFEWDRDRLSACGGMAVLDLLLAVLSRDHGAELAGAVSEELVVERIREGNERQRIPLKNRLGSSHPKLTQAVLLMEANIEEPLTTDEIAQHVCVSRRQLERIFKQYLTRVPSQYYLELRLNRARQMLMQTSKSIIQIGLSCGFSSGPHFSSAYRNFFGVTPREDRNQRRGQGSAEATPAAGSERG; encoded by the coding sequence ATGACTGCCCAACGTATCGGTTTCCTGCTCTGGCCCCAGACTCGCGCGCTGACCCTGGCGCTCGCCGAGGAGGCCCTGCGGGTCGCCCGGCGCCTGCACCCCGAAGCGCTCTACGATCCGGTCTTCATGTCCGTCGAGCCGTCGGTCGAAGGGGAGGGCTGGCGCCTGCCGGGGCAGTCCTGGCAGGGCATGCTGGAGCAGTGCCAGCGAGTCTTCCTGGTTGCCGACGAGGCGCCGCAACATATCTCCGCACCGCTGGCTGCCGCGCTCAAGCAACTCGCCCGCGGCGGCGTGAGCATCGGCGCGCTGTCGGCCGGCATCTACCCGCTGGCCCAGCTCGGCCTGCTCGACGGCTATCGCGCCGCGGTGCACTGGCGCTGGCACGACGACTTCACCGAGCGCTTCCCGAAAGTCATCGCCACCAACCACCTGTTCGAGTGGGATCGCGACCGCCTCAGTGCCTGCGGCGGCATGGCTGTGCTCGACCTGCTGCTGGCCGTGCTGTCTCGAGACCACGGTGCGGAACTGGCCGGTGCAGTGTCGGAAGAGCTGGTGGTCGAGCGCATCCGCGAAGGCAACGAGCGCCAGCGCATCCCGCTGAAGAACCGCCTCGGCTCCAGTCACCCGAAGCTCACCCAGGCGGTGCTGCTGATGGAGGCCAACATCGAGGAGCCGCTGACCACCGACGAGATTGCCCAGCACGTCTGCGTCTCGCGTCGTCAGCTGGAGCGCATCTTCAAGCAGTACCTGACCCGCGTGCCCAGCCAGTACTACCTGGAGCTGCGCTTGAACCGCGCGCGGCAGATGCTGATGCAGACCAGCAAGTCGATCATCCAGATCGGCTTGTCCTGCGGCTTCTCCAGCGGCCCGCACTTCTCCAGCGCCTACCGCAACTTCTTCGGCGTGACCCCGCGCGAAGACCGCAACCAGCGTCGCGGCCAGGGCTCCGCGGAAGCTACGCCGGCTGCAGGCAGCGAGCGCGGCTGA
- a CDS encoding aspartate aminotransferase family protein gives MSAPQAQVQRSDFDQLMVPNYSPAAFIPVRGQGSRVWDQSGRELVDFAGGIAVNSLGHCHPALVGALTEQANKIWHVSNVFTNEPALRLAQKLIGATFAERVFFANSGAEANEAALKLARRYAHDVYGPEKFEIISMVNSFHGRTLFTVNVGGQAKYSDGFGPKVQGITHIPFNDLDALKAAISDKTCAVILEPVQGESGVLPADKAYLEGVRKLCDDNGALLIFDEVQSGFGRTGHLYAYQHYGVTPDILSSAKSLGGGFPIGAMLTTAKIAEHLVVGTHGTTYGGNPLACAVSGAAFDVINTPEVLEGVRAKHERFKARLEKIGQEYGIFTQVRGLGLLIGAVLSDAWKGKAKDVFNAAEKEGVMVLQAGPDVVRFAPSLVIADADIDEGLDRLERAVAKLTRG, from the coding sequence ATGTCCGCTCCGCAAGCGCAGGTTCAACGTTCCGACTTCGACCAGCTGATGGTCCCCAACTACTCCCCGGCCGCTTTCATTCCGGTGCGTGGTCAGGGTTCGCGAGTCTGGGACCAGAGCGGCCGAGAGCTGGTGGACTTCGCCGGCGGCATCGCCGTGAACTCCCTGGGCCATTGCCATCCGGCGCTGGTCGGTGCGCTGACCGAACAGGCCAACAAGATCTGGCACGTGTCCAACGTGTTCACCAACGAACCGGCCCTGCGCCTGGCGCAGAAACTGATCGGCGCCACCTTCGCCGAACGCGTGTTCTTCGCCAACTCCGGCGCCGAGGCCAACGAGGCTGCGCTGAAGCTGGCCCGTCGCTATGCCCATGACGTCTACGGCCCCGAGAAGTTCGAGATCATCTCGATGGTCAACAGCTTCCACGGTCGTACCCTGTTCACCGTCAATGTCGGTGGCCAGGCCAAGTACTCCGACGGCTTCGGTCCGAAGGTGCAGGGCATCACCCATATTCCGTTCAACGACCTGGACGCGCTGAAAGCCGCCATCTCCGACAAGACCTGCGCGGTGATCCTCGAGCCGGTGCAGGGCGAGAGCGGCGTGCTGCCGGCCGACAAGGCCTACCTGGAAGGCGTGCGCAAGCTGTGCGACGACAACGGCGCGCTGCTGATCTTCGACGAAGTGCAGAGCGGCTTCGGCCGGACCGGCCACCTGTATGCCTACCAGCACTATGGCGTGACCCCGGACATCCTCTCCAGCGCCAAGAGCCTGGGCGGCGGCTTCCCGATCGGCGCCATGCTGACCACCGCGAAGATCGCTGAGCATCTGGTCGTCGGTACCCACGGCACCACCTACGGTGGCAACCCGCTGGCCTGTGCCGTTTCTGGCGCCGCCTTCGATGTGATCAATACTCCTGAAGTGCTCGAAGGCGTGCGCGCCAAGCACGAGCGCTTCAAGGCGCGCCTGGAGAAGATCGGCCAGGAATACGGCATCTTCACCCAGGTTCGCGGTCTCGGCCTGCTGATCGGCGCGGTGCTTTCCGACGCCTGGAAAGGCAAGGCCAAGGACGTCTTCAACGCCGCCGAGAAGGAAGGCGTGATGGTCCTGCAGGCCGGTCCGGACGTGGTTCGCTTCGCGCCCAGCCTGGTGATCGCCGATGCCGACATCGACGAAGGCCTGGATCGCCTCGAGCGCGCGGTCGCCAAGCTGACCCGCGGCTGA
- the aruF gene encoding arginine/ornithine succinyltransferase subunit alpha has product MLVMRPAQVADLQQVQRLAADSPVGVTSLPDDAERLKEKILASEASFAAEVSFNGEESYFFVLEDTQSGRLVGCSAIVASAGFSEPFYSFRNETFVHASRELKIHNKIHVLSLCHDLTGNSLLTSFYVERDLVNTPIAELNSRGRLLFMASHPERFADAVVTEIVGYSDEQGESPFWNAVGRNFFDLNYSEAEKLSGLKSRTFLAELMPHYPIYVPLLPDEAQEAMGQVHPRAQITFDILMREGFETDNYIDIFDGGPTLHARTSGIRSIAQSRLVPVRIGEVPKATRSYLVTNGLLQDYRAVVAELDWVPGKPVTLSAETAEALGIGEGASVRLVAV; this is encoded by the coding sequence ATGCTGGTGATGCGCCCCGCCCAAGTGGCCGACCTGCAGCAGGTGCAGCGTCTCGCCGCGGACAGCCCGGTCGGCGTCACGTCGCTGCCGGACGACGCGGAACGATTGAAAGAGAAGATTCTTGCCTCGGAGGCCTCGTTCGCCGCCGAAGTCAGCTTCAACGGCGAAGAAAGCTACTTCTTCGTGCTCGAGGATACGCAGAGCGGGCGCCTGGTCGGCTGCTCGGCGATCGTCGCCTCGGCCGGCTTTTCCGAGCCGTTCTACAGCTTCCGCAACGAGACCTTCGTGCACGCCTCGCGCGAGCTGAAGATCCACAACAAGATCCATGTCCTCTCGCTGTGCCACGACCTCACCGGCAACAGCCTGCTGACCAGCTTCTACGTCGAGCGCGACCTGGTGAACACGCCCATCGCCGAGCTCAACTCCCGTGGTCGCCTGCTCTTCATGGCCAGTCATCCGGAGCGCTTCGCCGATGCTGTCGTCACCGAGATCGTCGGCTACAGCGACGAGCAGGGCGAGTCGCCGTTCTGGAATGCCGTCGGGCGCAACTTCTTCGACCTCAACTACAGCGAGGCCGAGAAGCTGTCCGGGCTGAAGAGCCGCACCTTCCTCGCCGAGCTGATGCCGCACTACCCTATCTACGTGCCGCTGCTGCCGGACGAGGCGCAAGAGGCCATGGGCCAGGTGCATCCGCGCGCGCAGATCACCTTCGACATCCTGATGCGCGAAGGCTTCGAGACCGACAACTACATCGACATCTTCGATGGCGGTCCGACCCTGCATGCGCGCACTTCGGGCATCCGTTCGATCGCCCAGAGCCGCCTGGTGCCGGTGCGCATCGGCGAAGTGCCGAAGGCGACCCGCAGCTACCTGGTCACCAACGGCCTGCTCCAGGACTACCGCGCGGTGGTCGCCGAGCTCGACTGGGTTCCCGGCAAGCCGGTCACCCTGAGTGCGGAAACCGCCGAGGCCCTGGGCATCGGCGAAGGCGCCAGCGTCCGCCTGGTGGCGGTCTAA
- the astA gene encoding arginine N-succinyltransferase, giving the protein MIVRPVTSADLPALFDLARSTGTGLTTLPANEQRLAHRVSWAEKAFRGEAERADADYLFVLENDDGKVVGISAVAGAVGLREPWYNYRVGLTVSASQELGIHREIPTLFLANDLTGQSELCSLFLHADARTGLNGRLLSKARFMFIAEFRELFGDKVIAEMRGMSDAAGRSPFWESLGRHFFKMEFSQADYLTGVGNKAFIAELMPKFPLYTCFLSEEARNVIGRVHPDTEPALAMLKGEGFSYQGYVDIFDAGPAIEAPTEKIRAIADSQTLVLAIGTPGDDAEPYLIHNRKREECRITAAPARVAAGSLVVDAQTAKRLRLAAGASVRAVPLSAGKRS; this is encoded by the coding sequence ATGATCGTTCGTCCTGTCACCAGCGCCGACCTGCCGGCCCTCTTCGATCTGGCGCGCAGCACCGGCACCGGGCTGACCACGCTGCCGGCCAACGAGCAGCGCCTGGCGCACCGCGTCAGCTGGGCCGAGAAGGCCTTCCGTGGCGAAGCCGAGCGCGCTGACGCCGACTACCTGTTCGTGCTCGAGAACGACGACGGCAAGGTCGTCGGCATCTCCGCCGTAGCTGGCGCAGTCGGCCTGCGCGAGCCCTGGTACAACTACCGCGTCGGCCTCACTGTCAGCGCCTCCCAGGAGCTGGGCATCCATCGCGAGATTCCCACGCTGTTCCTGGCCAACGACCTCACCGGGCAGTCCGAGCTGTGCTCGCTGTTCCTGCACGCCGATGCGCGGACCGGCCTCAACGGTCGACTGCTGTCCAAGGCGCGCTTCATGTTCATCGCCGAGTTCCGCGAACTGTTCGGCGACAAGGTGATCGCCGAGATGCGCGGCATGTCCGACGCTGCCGGCCGCTCGCCGTTCTGGGAAAGCCTGGGCCGGCACTTCTTCAAGATGGAGTTCAGCCAGGCCGACTACCTGACCGGCGTCGGCAACAAGGCCTTCATCGCCGAACTGATGCCGAAATTCCCGCTGTACACCTGCTTCCTCTCGGAAGAGGCGCGCAACGTGATCGGCCGCGTGCATCCGGACACCGAGCCGGCGCTGGCCATGCTCAAGGGGGAAGGCTTCAGCTACCAGGGCTACGTCGACATCTTCGACGCCGGCCCGGCCATCGAGGCGCCGACCGAGAAGATCCGTGCCATCGCCGACAGCCAGACGCTGGTGCTGGCCATCGGCACGCCGGGCGACGATGCCGAGCCGTACCTGATCCACAACCGCAAGCGCGAGGAGTGCCGCATCACCGCGGCGCCGGCGCGGGTCGCCGCCGGCTCCCTGGTGGTCGACGCGCAGACCGCCAAGCGCTTGCGTCTTGCCGCGGGCGCCTCGGTGCGCGCGGTGCCGCTGTCCGCCGGAAAACGCAGCTGA
- the astD gene encoding succinylglutamate-semialdehyde dehydrogenase, with product MTTHYIAGQWLAGEGETLESLDPVSQAVVWHGRGASAAQVGAAVAAARAAFPAWARRPLEERIAVLEAFAATLKARSDELARAIGEETGKPLWEAATEVTSMVNKVAISVQAYRERTGLKSGPLADATAVLRHKPHGVVAVFGPYNFPGHLPNGHIVPALLAGNAVIFKPSELTPKVAELTVRAWIDAGLPAGVLNLVQGARETGVALAGHADIDGLFFTGSSRTGNLLHSQFGGQPQKILALEMGGNNPLIVDQVKDVEAAVYTIIQSAFISAGQRCTCARRLLVPAGEWGDALLARLVAVAASIKVGRFDEQPAPFMGSVVSLAAAEQLLKAQANLLAKGAEALLAMTQPQPGAALLTPGILDVTAVADRPDEEFFGPLLQVIRYADFDAAVREANATQYGLAAGLLSDSRERFEDFLLESRAGIVNWNKQLTGAASSAPFGGIGASGNHRPSAYYAADYCAYPVASLESESLSLPATLTPGVSL from the coding sequence ATGACTACCCACTACATCGCCGGCCAGTGGCTGGCGGGCGAGGGCGAGACCCTGGAATCCCTCGACCCGGTCAGCCAGGCCGTGGTCTGGCACGGCCGTGGCGCCAGTGCCGCGCAGGTCGGCGCCGCAGTCGCGGCCGCCCGTGCGGCCTTCCCGGCCTGGGCTCGTCGCCCGCTGGAAGAGCGCATCGCCGTGCTGGAGGCCTTCGCTGCAACCCTCAAGGCGCGTAGCGACGAGCTGGCCCGGGCGATCGGCGAGGAAACCGGCAAACCGCTGTGGGAAGCGGCCACCGAAGTCACCAGCATGGTCAACAAGGTGGCCATCTCGGTGCAGGCTTATCGCGAGCGTACCGGGCTGAAGTCCGGCCCGCTGGCCGATGCCACCGCTGTGCTGCGGCACAAGCCGCATGGCGTGGTAGCCGTGTTCGGTCCCTACAACTTCCCCGGCCACCTGCCCAACGGGCACATCGTTCCGGCGCTGCTGGCCGGCAACGCGGTGATCTTCAAGCCCAGCGAGCTGACCCCCAAGGTCGCCGAGCTGACCGTGCGTGCCTGGATCGACGCCGGCCTGCCGGCCGGCGTGCTCAACCTGGTGCAGGGTGCCCGTGAAACGGGTGTCGCCCTGGCCGGCCATGCCGACATCGATGGCCTGTTCTTCACCGGCTCCAGCCGCACCGGCAACCTGCTGCACAGCCAGTTCGGTGGGCAGCCGCAGAAGATCCTGGCGCTGGAGATGGGCGGCAACAACCCGCTGATCGTCGACCAGGTGAAGGACGTCGAAGCTGCCGTCTACACCATCATCCAGTCCGCCTTCATTTCTGCTGGCCAGCGCTGCACCTGCGCGCGCCGCCTGCTGGTGCCCGCCGGCGAGTGGGGCGATGCCCTGCTGGCGCGCCTGGTGGCGGTGGCAGCGAGCATCAAGGTCGGCCGCTTCGACGAACAGCCGGCGCCGTTCATGGGCTCCGTGGTCTCGCTAGCCGCCGCCGAGCAACTGCTCAAGGCCCAGGCCAACCTGCTGGCCAAGGGCGCCGAAGCCCTGCTGGCGATGACCCAGCCGCAGCCGGGCGCTGCCCTGCTGACCCCGGGCATCCTCGACGTGACGGCGGTTGCCGATCGCCCGGACGAGGAATTCTTCGGCCCGCTGCTGCAGGTCATCCGCTACGCCGACTTCGACGCCGCCGTGCGTGAAGCCAACGCTACCCAGTACGGCCTGGCCGCCGGCCTGCTGTCGGATTCCCGCGAGCGTTTCGAGGACTTCCTTCTCGAGAGCCGCGCCGGCATCGTCAACTGGAACAAGCAGCTCACCGGCGCCGCCAGCAGCGCGCCTTTCGGTGGCATCGGCGCGTCGGGCAACCATCGACCGAGCGCCTACTACGCGGCCGACTATTGCGCCTATCCGGTCGCCTCGCTGGAAAGCGAAAGCCTCAGCCTGCCTGCAACCCTGACTCCGGGAGTGAGCCTGTGA